A single window of Dermacentor albipictus isolate Rhodes 1998 colony chromosome 1, USDA_Dalb.pri_finalv2, whole genome shotgun sequence DNA harbors:
- the LOC135906984 gene encoding arylsulfatase B-like isoform X1 has product MKHNRMTGAYKRSAKTGLFYLALVPLLLLFVRYQRQPPHIIIFLADELGWDDVSFHGSSQIPTPNIDALAADGVVLNNYYVQPFCTPSRAALMTGLYPIRTGMQGRPIGIAEPWGLPLNVRIMPQYFKELGYETHLIGKWHLGYYTRDHTPTSRGFDRFYGFHNGEEDYFTHNVTCQNQTGLDFWLNTDPLWTSNGTYSTTLFTQRAKDVIRNRKKGKSLFLVLSYQAVHGSGSSTPLQAPPENIEKFPYIGETSRTIFAGMVDAMDLSVGEVFQALSEAGVLDNTVIVFSSDNGGAPFGMHSSRSFNWPLRGTKGTLWEGGTRAAAFLWSSLLARRQRVSNLLMHITDWLPTLYSVAGGNVAKLPQLDGQNMWQHLSNAWRSPRAEVLYNIDPSLSAGAIRDSRYKLVVDSTGLFNQCYLTAGGSRPRRDLDDLLFTSNVVKTLRCMYGTDGGFRIPKGWRRRATLNCREPYERNFSSSDSVYLFDIVKDPCELNNLARVHPNIVAKLQQRLNAYQAVAVPALHKPKDPAALPDRHNGTWAPWVL; this is encoded by the exons GTCAGCGAAAACCGGCCTTTTCTACCTCGCACTTGTACCTTTATTACTGCTTTTTGTGCGGTACCAAAGGCAGCCCCCTCACATCATTATCTTCTTGGCGGACGAGCTG GGATGGGACGACGTAAGCTTTCACGGGTCCTCTCAGATCCCAACGCCAAACATTGACGCACTCGCGGCAGATGGTGTCGTACTGAACAACTACTACGTCCAGCCATTCTGCACTCCTTCAAGGGCTGCCCTCATGACTGGACTTTACCCTATACGTACAG GCATGCAAGGCCGTCCTATTGGTATAGCTGAGCCTTGGGGATTGCCCTTGAACGTGCGGATCATGCCCCAGTACTTCAAGGAACTTGGTTACGAGACCCATTTGATCGGAAAG TGGCACTTGGGTTACTACACGAGAGACCATACACCAACATCTCGTGGTTTCGACCGCTTCTACGGCTTCCACAATGGAGAAGAGGACTACTTCACGCACAACGTTACGTGC CAAAACCAAACCGGTCTCGACTTTTGGCTCAACACGGATCCATTGTGGACGAGTAACGGAACTTACTCTACAACCCTGTTCACACAGCGAGCCAAGGACGTTATTCGGAACAGAAAAAAAGGCAAG TCGCTCTTTCTTGTCCTGAGCTACCAGGCAGTGCACGGTTCAGGGAGCAGCACACCATTGCAGGCTCCACCGGAGAACATCGAAAAGTTTCCGTACATAGGTGAAACAAGCAGAACAATCTTTGCAG GCATGGTGGACGCAATGGACCTATCTGTTGGCGAAGTTTTCCAAGCACTGAGCGAGGCCGGAGTGCTGGACAACACAGTCATCGTTTTCAGCAGCGACAATGGCGGAGCTCCTTTTGGCATGCATTCCAGCCGCAGCTTCAACTGGCCCCTGCGCGGTACGAAGGGCACGCTGTGGGAGGGAGGCACTCGGGCGGCTGCATTTCTCTGGAGTTCGCTGCTTGCCCGGAGACAAAGAGTGTCAAATCTACTAATGCATATTACGGACTGGTTGCCCACCTTGTATTCCGTTGCCG GTGGCAACGTAGCGAAGCTTCCTCAGCTGGACGGACAAAACATGTGGCAGCACCTCTCGAATGCGTGGCGTTCACCACGAGCCGAGGTGCTTTACAACATCGACCCTTCGCTCTCGGCTGGAGCAATTCGCGACTCGAGGTACAAGTTAGTGGTGGACAGCACCGGCTTGTTCAACCAGTGCTACTTGACGGCGGGAGGCAGCCGTCCACGACGTGACCTGGACGACCTGCTCTTCACGTCCAACGTCGTGAAGACGCTCAGATGTATGTACGGAACGGACGGCGGTTTCAGGATTCCTAAAGGGTGGAGGCGACGAGCGACGCTGAACTGTAGGGAACCGTACGAGAGAAACTTTTCGTCGAGCGATTCTGTCTACCTCTTTGACATCGTCAAGGATCCGTGCGAGCTGAATAACTTAGCCAGAGTCCATCCCAAT ATTGTGGCGAAACTACAGCAGCGCCTCAATGCCTACCAAGCTGTCGCCGTGCCGGCACTACACAAGCCAAAAGACCCGGCTGCTCTTCCGGACAGGCACAATGGAACGTGGGCGCCATGGGTACTGTGA
- the LOC135906984 gene encoding arylsulfatase B-like isoform X2: protein MPCCRRSAKTGLFYLALVPLLLLFVRYQRQPPHIIIFLADELGWDDVSFHGSSQIPTPNIDALAADGVVLNNYYVQPFCTPSRAALMTGLYPIRTGMQGRPIGIAEPWGLPLNVRIMPQYFKELGYETHLIGKWHLGYYTRDHTPTSRGFDRFYGFHNGEEDYFTHNVTCQNQTGLDFWLNTDPLWTSNGTYSTTLFTQRAKDVIRNRKKGKSLFLVLSYQAVHGSGSSTPLQAPPENIEKFPYIGETSRTIFAGMVDAMDLSVGEVFQALSEAGVLDNTVIVFSSDNGGAPFGMHSSRSFNWPLRGTKGTLWEGGTRAAAFLWSSLLARRQRVSNLLMHITDWLPTLYSVAGGNVAKLPQLDGQNMWQHLSNAWRSPRAEVLYNIDPSLSAGAIRDSRYKLVVDSTGLFNQCYLTAGGSRPRRDLDDLLFTSNVVKTLRCMYGTDGGFRIPKGWRRRATLNCREPYERNFSSSDSVYLFDIVKDPCELNNLARVHPNIVAKLQQRLNAYQAVAVPALHKPKDPAALPDRHNGTWAPWVL, encoded by the exons GTCAGCGAAAACCGGCCTTTTCTACCTCGCACTTGTACCTTTATTACTGCTTTTTGTGCGGTACCAAAGGCAGCCCCCTCACATCATTATCTTCTTGGCGGACGAGCTG GGATGGGACGACGTAAGCTTTCACGGGTCCTCTCAGATCCCAACGCCAAACATTGACGCACTCGCGGCAGATGGTGTCGTACTGAACAACTACTACGTCCAGCCATTCTGCACTCCTTCAAGGGCTGCCCTCATGACTGGACTTTACCCTATACGTACAG GCATGCAAGGCCGTCCTATTGGTATAGCTGAGCCTTGGGGATTGCCCTTGAACGTGCGGATCATGCCCCAGTACTTCAAGGAACTTGGTTACGAGACCCATTTGATCGGAAAG TGGCACTTGGGTTACTACACGAGAGACCATACACCAACATCTCGTGGTTTCGACCGCTTCTACGGCTTCCACAATGGAGAAGAGGACTACTTCACGCACAACGTTACGTGC CAAAACCAAACCGGTCTCGACTTTTGGCTCAACACGGATCCATTGTGGACGAGTAACGGAACTTACTCTACAACCCTGTTCACACAGCGAGCCAAGGACGTTATTCGGAACAGAAAAAAAGGCAAG TCGCTCTTTCTTGTCCTGAGCTACCAGGCAGTGCACGGTTCAGGGAGCAGCACACCATTGCAGGCTCCACCGGAGAACATCGAAAAGTTTCCGTACATAGGTGAAACAAGCAGAACAATCTTTGCAG GCATGGTGGACGCAATGGACCTATCTGTTGGCGAAGTTTTCCAAGCACTGAGCGAGGCCGGAGTGCTGGACAACACAGTCATCGTTTTCAGCAGCGACAATGGCGGAGCTCCTTTTGGCATGCATTCCAGCCGCAGCTTCAACTGGCCCCTGCGCGGTACGAAGGGCACGCTGTGGGAGGGAGGCACTCGGGCGGCTGCATTTCTCTGGAGTTCGCTGCTTGCCCGGAGACAAAGAGTGTCAAATCTACTAATGCATATTACGGACTGGTTGCCCACCTTGTATTCCGTTGCCG GTGGCAACGTAGCGAAGCTTCCTCAGCTGGACGGACAAAACATGTGGCAGCACCTCTCGAATGCGTGGCGTTCACCACGAGCCGAGGTGCTTTACAACATCGACCCTTCGCTCTCGGCTGGAGCAATTCGCGACTCGAGGTACAAGTTAGTGGTGGACAGCACCGGCTTGTTCAACCAGTGCTACTTGACGGCGGGAGGCAGCCGTCCACGACGTGACCTGGACGACCTGCTCTTCACGTCCAACGTCGTGAAGACGCTCAGATGTATGTACGGAACGGACGGCGGTTTCAGGATTCCTAAAGGGTGGAGGCGACGAGCGACGCTGAACTGTAGGGAACCGTACGAGAGAAACTTTTCGTCGAGCGATTCTGTCTACCTCTTTGACATCGTCAAGGATCCGTGCGAGCTGAATAACTTAGCCAGAGTCCATCCCAAT ATTGTGGCGAAACTACAGCAGCGCCTCAATGCCTACCAAGCTGTCGCCGTGCCGGCACTACACAAGCCAAAAGACCCGGCTGCTCTTCCGGACAGGCACAATGGAACGTGGGCGCCATGGGTACTGTGA